The following are encoded in a window of Fusarium oxysporum f. sp. lycopersici 4287 chromosome 5, whole genome shotgun sequence genomic DNA:
- a CDS encoding 40S ribosomal protein S18, whose product MSLVSGEKSNFQFILRLLNTNVDGKQKVMYALTKIKGVGRRYSNLVCKKADVDLNKRAGELTSEELERIVTILQNPTQYKIPTWFINRQRDIVDGKDSHILANGVDSKLREDLERLKKIRAHRGLRHYWGLRVRGQHTKTTGRRGRTVGVSKKKGG is encoded by the exons ATGTCGCTCGTCTCGGGAGAGAAGTCGAACTTCCAGTTC ATTCTccgtcttctcaacaccaatgtTGACGGAAAGCAAAAGGTTATGTACGCCTTGACCAAGATCAAGGGTGTCGGTCGCCGATACTCCAACTTGGTCTGCAAGAAGGCCGATGTCGATCTGAACAAGCG CGCTGGTGAGCTCACCTCTGAAGAGCTCGAGCGAATCGTCACTATCCTCCAAAACCCTACCCAGTACAAGATCCCCACGTGGTTCATCAACCGACAGCGCGATATCGTCGATGGCAAGGACTCTCACATTCTTGCCAACGGTGTCGACTCCAAGCTCCGTGAGGATCTCGAGcgcctcaagaagatccgCGCCCACCGTGGTCTCCGACACTACTGGGGTCTCCGTGTCCGCGGTCAGCACACCAAGACCACTGGTCGCCGTGGCAGGACCGTCGGtgtctccaagaagaagggtggtTAA
- a CDS encoding hypothetical protein (At least one base has a quality score < 10), translating into MAIREHFRRAVRSDASSTNIVEANTPGKITATMTKSSQNSDKSVSSSKSSLVNKLSRTWTWGSKDKDATKERKTKNKKGKKITHPSEKPMTAQNLQHQEMLSHFDFTFGASCPEQIEEDNFIGISPCCTRAPSVVDFSLEGDSESDDQTSSSSSSVKSS; encoded by the coding sequence ATGGCCATCCGAGAGCACTTCCGCCGCGCTGTGCGCTCCGACGCTTCAAGCACAAATATCGTCGAGGCCAACACCCCAGGAAAGATCACAGCTACCATGACCAAGTCCAGCCAGAACAGTGACAAGTccgtctcatcatcaaaatcaTCACTCGTCAACAAGCTGTCCCGTACCTGGACGTGGGGGTCTAAGGACAAGGATGCCACCAAGGAGCgcaagaccaagaacaagaagggaaagaagatcACCCACCCTAGCGAGAAGCCGATGACCGCACAGAATCTCCAGCACCAGGAGATGCTCTCTCACTTCGACTTCACCTTTGGCGCCTCTTGTCCTGAACAAATCGAGGAGGACAATTTCATTGGCATCAGCCCTTGCTGCACCAGAGCCCCCAGTGTCGTTGACTTCTCACTGGAAGGCGACAGCGAAAGCGATGATCagacttcttcctcgtcttcctccgTCAAATCATCGTAG
- a CDS encoding hypothetical protein (At least one base has a quality score < 10) produces the protein MDINRNFLFAGDWMQPYHQLVHNVLDKIPVLIYAGDADFICNWLGNQAWTDKLQWSGQKDFSHAKIKNLEHDGKEYGKVKSSGNFTFMQIYGAGHMVPMDQPEASSDFFNRWLSGEWF, from the coding sequence ATGGACATCAACCGAAATTTCCTCTTTGCTGGCGACTGGATGCAGCCTTACCACCAGCTCGTCCACAAcgttcttgacaagatccCCGTTCTCATCTATGCTGGTGATGCCGACTTTATCTGCAACTGGCTCGGTAACCAGGCATGGACCGACAAGCTTCAGTGGTCTGGCCAGAAGGATTTCAGCCacgccaagatcaagaacctcgaGCACGACGGCAAGGAGTACGGCAAGGTCAAGTCTAGCGGTAACTTTACCTTCATGCAGATCTATGGTGCTGGCCACATGGTGCCCATGGACCAGCCTGAGGCTTCCTCTGACTTCTTCAACCGTTGGCTAAGCGGAGAGTGGTTCTAA